The following DNA comes from Bacteroidia bacterium.
ACTCTGTCAGCAGCCGGTCGCGGGTTGCATAAAAGTTATTCGACGCTTTCAGATAATTCTGGACTGAGATCTCAAATTGTGTTTTTGAAGCATCCAGCTGTAGCTTTGAACCGGCGTTCTCTTTATAAAGGTTCTGGTAGCGCTGGTAATTGACCGAGTCGAGTTCATACTTCGCGCGGGCTGAGGCAAGGTCCTGTTTCAGGGCTTTCAGCAGGGGAGAATCATCCGACGCGTTGCGCCCGGCCAGTTCCAGAAGGTTTTTCGCCGCGGTAACATTCAGCTCACTCACTTCGCTTTTTATAGTGATCAGCGCCTGTCCCACCCGTATGCTGTCGCCCACCTTCACATGAATCTTTTCCACGTACCCGGGCAGTTTGCTGTAAACCTTATATCCGTTTTCAGGAAAGATCTTCCCTGAAGCATACACAGCCTGCACCAGGTCGCGTCGAACGGGAGTTATCACCTCTCCTTTTCTGCCGCAGGATACCAGCAGCAGAATGGTAAGAGGGAAGAGCAGAAATTGTTTCGTCATCATTTTTTAAATATCCTTAAAACCGGCACTAACAGCGGAACGTAACGTAAGCCCCCCGGCATTCCGAAATGTGTGAGCGTTGCGATGGCTTTTTGTTTTCCGCTTTCCATGATCAGGTACAGTGCAGGCACAATAATCAGCGTAATGATCGTTGCGAAACCAAGCCCGAAGATCATCGTCCAGGATAAAGGCCCCCAGAAGGCCACACTGTCTCCGCCGAAGAATATTTTCGGATCACCGGTGCTGAACAGTGACGCGAAGTCAATATTGAATCCCACAGCAAGGGGAATAAGTCCCAGAATGGTAGCGGTGGCGGTCAGGATCACGGGCGTCATACGGGTTTTCCCGGCTTCCACAACCGCGGCGGTTATCTCCCTTCCTTCGGCCCGGAGCACATCGGTAAATTCAACCAGGAGTATACCGTTACGAACTACAATGCCGGCCAGGGCCACAATTCCAACCCCTGCCATGATGGTGGAAATAGTCCATCCTGTAATCGCATAGCCCAGGCAGAATCCGATGATGCTTAGCACAATCTCTGAAAGAATGAGGAAAGGTTTACCAAAGGAGTTGAACTGTGTTACAAGAATCATAAAAATCAGCCCCAGCGAGATCAGCAGTGCGTTGCCAAGAAATCCCATGGTCTCGGCCTGTTCTTCCTGCTCCCCGGTCATGATGATCTGTACGCCGGGAGGTGCATTGAAACGCTTCACTGCTTTTTCAACATTTGCTACCACCGAGAAGGGGTCAAAATCTTTCAGCACGTTGGAGGAAAGGGTAACCACGCGTTTTTGAGATTTACGCTTGATACCGCCGAAGGTATAATCGTAATAAATATCCACGAAGGCTGAAAGAGGTACATTACGGATCATCCCACCCATATTCATATCGCGGTAGGTAATGGTGATGTTCTTCAGCTTGTCAATTTCATTGCGCTGATCGAAGCGGTAGCGGAGCTGAATGGGAAACTCTTCATTGGCTTCTCTGTATTTGCTGGCTTCTTTTCCAAAAACGGCATTGCGGATTTCCATGCCGATCTGGGCTGTGGATATTCCTTCACGGTTAGCACGTTCTCTGTTGATATCGAATACCAGTTCGGGTTTGTTACTTTGCAGATCACTCTTTAACTGTTCTACTCCGGCAATTTCCAGCGAATCGAGGTAGCGTTTTAACCGGGCGGATGCTTTGGTAAGTACGTCGAACTCTTCTCCGCGCACTTCAATGGTAATGGGCTTGGCTACGGGCGGTCCGTTTTGTTCTTGTGTTACTGTTATTTCCGCACCGGGGAGTCCCTTCAGCGCGTCACGCACATCTTTCAGGAAAGGTGAGGTGGAAACGCCGTGCCGTTCGGAAAAGCGAACGAAAGCTACCGCCAGGCGTCCTTTATTCGGATATTGCCCCTGGTCTTCGTCGGCGGGATCCGTTACACTGATCGTAACATTGGTGATAATGGAAGTAATCAGATCCTTTTTGCCTTCAAATACTCTGTTCACCCGTCCCTCTACTTCTTTCATTACCTCGTTCGTGCGCGCAGGGTCGGTGCCTACGGGTAAACTTACATATACATAAATGAAATTAGGGTCGGAGGAAGGAAAGAAAACCACATCGGGTTTCCGTAAGGCAACTGCAATAATACTAACAAAGAATAAACCAATTGTGAATCCGATAATTCTCCACGGTTTACGGATGGCGGCACTCAGGATGCGTGCGTACTTTTCCTGTACGGCCGGCCAGGTTTTTTCCTGAAACCGGTATACAACGGAGGCAAGCACAAATTTGTAAAACAAATGCAGCAGAAGCACCGTAAAGGTAAACAGACCGAGACCGGTGTTTCCGGCCAGGAGGAAGAGGAGGGCGAGGGAGGAGAAAACAATAGCAATCACTTTCGTGCCTTTCGTCCACTTCTTCTTCGGCGCCCCGTCCTCGTGCTTTCCCATAAAATCCACTGCGAACACCGGATTGATGATATAGGCTACGAAGAGCGACGCAAGCAGGGTAATGATCAACGTGATGGGAAGATAGAACATGAATTTCCCGATCATTCCGGTCCAGAAGGCGAGGGGTACAAAAGGCGCCAGCGTGGTTAGTGTACCGGACAGCACCGGAAGGAAAACTTCACCCGCAGCCGCTTTGGCAGCTTCTGCAATTCCGGTTTTTCTCTGTTTATAAATGCGGTGTGTGTTTTCAATGACCACAATGGCATCGTCTACTACAATACCCAGCGCCAGCAGGAAAGCGAAGAGTACGATCATGTTCAGTGTGAAACCGAGCCCGGGCATCACAAGAAAGGCAATGAACATAGACAGGGGCACCGACAGGGCTACGAAGAAGGCATTCGTGGCACCCATGAAGAACATCAGGATCACCAGCACCAGCACAAAACCGATGATGATGGTATTGATGAGATCGTGCAGCGTTACCCTGGTCTGATCTGCCTGGTTATTGGTGATAACCATGTTCAGGTCGCCCGGAACGGTTTTTCCTTTCAGATCAACGATGAGTTGTTCTATATTATCGGATGCGCTGATGAGATTTTCACCGGCACGTTTCACAACGTTGAGAGTAATCACATTCTTGCCGTCGAGCCGTGCATAGCTTTCCTGTTCCTTGAATCCGTCTACTATTTCGGCCACATCTCGGAGATAGATATGCCCTCCGGCCTGTGAATTCACCACAAGGTTCTCCAGCTGCTCAATGGAGGTGAATTGTCCTTTCACACTGATCGTTCGCTGCTGACCGTCCATCTTAACGGTACCTCCCGAAATATTCATATTCTCAAAGGCGATGGCTCTTTCAATGTCGCCCATGGTCAGCTGGGTGGCTTTGAGGGCATTCATGTCAATGTTGATCTGAATCTCGCGGTCCAGCGCACCGATCATATCCACACGGCTGATCTCCTTCATGCTTTCCACACGGTCTTTTACCTCTTCGGCGTAGTTTTTCAGCTGGGCCAGTGAATAGTTCCCTGAAATATTCACGTTCATAATAGGGAACTCGGAAAAATTCAGTTCGAAGATGGTGGGCTCCGCCGGAAGGTCCTGCGGCAACTCCGTGCGTGCCTTGTCTACTGCGTCTTTTACTTTCGACTTGGCGGAAGCCATATCAAAGTCGGAGTTGAACTCCACCACCACGGTACAGTAATCCTGAAAACTCTGGCTCGTCATTTTCTTGATCCCGGAAACGGCTTTCAGCTGTTTTTCCAGCGGTTTAGCCACCAGGTTCTCCATGTTGGCAGGGGAGGTACCCGGATAGATCACCGAAATGTAAAACTTCGGAATCTTGATCTCGGGGAAATTTTCTTTGGGCAGGGCCTGATACGCCATCAGACCGGCAAGGGTAATGATCACCGTGAAGATATAGATGCTGATCCGGTTATCAATCGCCCAACTCGAGGGCCTGAACTCTTTTTTCAAAAGGTCTTTCATAGGATCGCTCACTCCGGTTTAACTTTTATGACATCACCTCCGTTTAGTTCCTGGAACCCCGTGACTATAAGACGGTCTCCTTCCTTGAGTCCCTGCGTTACTTCGATCCGCCCCCTGTATTTTTTCCCCGTAAGAATCACCACTTTCTTCGCCGTGTTGCCGTCTGCCACCATCACGTATTCCGTTCCGTCTTCTCCTTTCATAATCACCGAGGAGGAAATCACAATGCCCGGGGCGGGCGACACATAATCGGCGATACGCAGCACGGCAATCATGTTGGGATGATATTCTTTTTTGTTGTCAAGCATCATTTCCGCCGTAAAGGTCCTGTTCAGGGGATTGATAACGCGCGCGGCATAACTCAGTTTGCCGGTCACGGAATCTTTCATATCCGGAAAATAAACGAACACCTCATTGCCGGTTTTCACTTTCCCTGCGTACGACTCGGGCACTTCTGCTTTTACTTTCATGCCGTTAAAGTTCACTACGGTTACCACCGGCATGCCCGGGCCAAGCATTTGTCCCACCTTCGCATATACTGCATCAATGGTTCCGTCTATCGGCGAAGTGATGCGGGTGAGTTCGAGCTGCTCCTGTAACGACTGCATTTTTTTCTCCAGTCCCTCTTTCTGACTCTTTGCGGCGAGGTATTGTACTTCCGTGCCAATCTTCTGATCCCAGAGGTTCTTTTGTTTCTCATACAGTGTATTCGCGAGGTCCAGCGCGGTTTGCAGCTCAGCGATTCCTTTCAGAATGATCTTGCTGTCGGTTTCCGCCAGCAGCTGTCCTTTATTTACCTGCTGACCTGCCTTTACCAGCACTTTCGTTACGTTTCCGCCGATTTCCGCAGAGAGCAGAATGTTTTCTTCTGCGTCTACCATGCCCTGCACTTCCACGTAATTGCGGAAAATCTCCGCCTTCAGGGTTTGTACCAGCACCAGATGTCCGTGATCCGCAGTGGAATCGGTTCCGTTGCTTTTGAGTTGCGCTTCCAGTTCACGGATGGCGGTCTCAATTTCGGCTTTTTTAACTTTTAATTGGTCCAGTTCAGCCTGCGGATCTGATGTGCATCCGGCCAGCAGCAATGACAGTGAAAAGAAGGCGATGGAAATGTTCAGATTCATAACGGTTATTTAAGAGTTCCTTTTGCTTTTTCTAATTCGAGTTTGGATATATAATAATCGTAAAGAGCAGAGAAGTAATTCGTCTGCGCCTCACGGTAGGAGGTTTGGGCGTCAATCACTTCCAGGTTAGAGCCTACACCCTGGTCGTATTTCTTTTTGGAAACATCATAGACGTTTTTGGCCAGTTCCATATTTTTTTTCTGGGTGGTCAGCGAAAGAATCGCATTGTTGTAGTTTACGGCCGCAGCTTTTACTTCCAGACGGATGGCATTCTCGAGGTTTTTAATAGTGTTTTCTGTGATCATCCGGTTGATCTTCGATTGCTGCATGCGGTAGTACTTCTGCCCGCCGTTGAAAATGGGAACGTTCAGCGTTACTCCAACAATGGTCATGGGATACCAGTCGTGCCCGTCACTGAAATCAAAGAAATCAAACTCATTGCGCTGGGCGGTAAGGTTAAAAGTGCCATAGGCAACAAGGCTGGGGAGGTAGGACATTTTGTGGCGGCGCAACTCCAGCGTATTCAGTCGTAACTGCGATTGCATCAGGGCATATTCGCTTCTTGCGCCGAAATCCGGATTCGGCCCGTCCGGAGTTTCGGGCTGTGGCGAATCCACCGGGTCCAGTTTGTCCTTCAGCTCAATGGGCTGGGTAACATCCATGCCCATCTGGAATTTCAGGAGCGCCTCGGCAATACCGATCAGTTTTCCCACCTTCTCCTGCTCGGTAACCAGGTTGTTGTAAATAACTTCCACACGGTCCACATCAATTTTTTCTACAAAGCCGTTCTGGTGAAGCACACGGGTGTCATCCAGCAGTTTTTTAACTTTTTCCGCATTGGCCTTCAGCAACTCAAGTCTTTCCCTGTTCACCAGCACGGAATAATACGCTTTGCTCACGGCCAGCGCGGTCTCCACCCGTGCACGTTCAAGATTTTTCCGGGCCAGCGAATTGAATTCCGAAGATGCCTGCAGCGCTATCAGATAGTCGGAACTGAACAGCAGCTGCGATACGTTGATGCCCGCATTCGCATTGTATTGCAAACCGAATTTAACGGGGATGTATGTGCCCGGAGGCAGCATGAAAAATTCACCGGGCATCAGCTGCGTGGGAATATCAAGATAATCCTTTATGTCAAAACTCCCGCTGATCTGGGGAAGCCCCATCCCGGTTACTTCTTTTTGCTTCGCCCTGTTAAGCTGCTCTTCCAGCTGGGCGTTCAGTACACTGTACTGATGTGTATAAGCGAATTCTACCGCCTCTTTCAGGGTGAACGCCTGCTGGGCAGTGAGTACGGGTCCGGTGAGTAACAAGATCCAGAGGATCAGCTTCCGTGTGGTCATGTGTTTATTCATCTTCAGCAACCTGCTTGTATTTATTAATGAGTTTGTGTCCTTTCAGCGTGCAGATCCCGTACAGGAAATGTTCCAGCAGGGCAACCTGGATCTCGAGCAAGCTATGTTTGCACGGTGGAAAAACGGCGGGATTAAATCCCATCTCCACCTGCTCGATCCGCATTCTCGCCATAATGTGGGTGTTCACATCCGGCCTCACCGTTCCTTCCGCTTTCCCGTCTTCAATATTTTTTTCAATCACCCCCAGCATAAAGCTGTTCTTGAAATCTGTAAATATCTTCCAGGCTTTGGGATGGTATTTTTGAAGATCATAAAATACGGAGGGATTCATCCGCGAGAACATCTCCGTCATGTGCCGCATGATACCGAAGACCTGTTCGATCATATTGCGGTCCGGACTGCAGATGGTACAGATCTCCTGTTTATCCCAGGTTAGCTTGGCTTCCATCAGCGCCGTAACAATCTCGTCCTTGTCAGAGAACGACTGGTAAATGGTTTTTTTCGACATGCCCAGGTGGTTGGCAATGTCATCCATCGTTACCGAGCGGATCCCGTTCCGGAAGAAGAGTTCCTGCGCCCCATGTAGTATTCTTTCTTTGGTCATATTCCTGCTGACAATGCAAAACTATGGAAACAATAAACACGCGCAGAGTTTCCATAGAAATTTTATTCTCCTGTTAATCAGCAGGTTAATATTAGGTGTTAAAACACGCAAATAAAAAAGGCCTCCTTTTCGGGAGGCCTTAAGCAGGAGGCAGAAGCGGTTTTAGTAGGTGATAACCTTTTTGTATGCATCGGCTTTTCCGTTGGAAACTTCCAGCATATAGATGCCTTTTCCGGAAGCGGAAATGTTGATCTGCCGGTGGTAATTTCCGGAAAAATCTCCCATCTTTTCTTCAAAGACCACCTGTCCGATGGAATTATAAATTCGGATCGTGTAATCGTCTTTCGCCAGGGTTTCAAAGTTCAGTTCAAACTGGCCCTGGCTCGGATTAGGGTAAAGCTGGAAACTTCCGGCGGCAAACAATTCTTCCACCGATGAACAGGTATACACCGTTCCGGTTACGGGTGTACGGCCGGTATTACATACGATATTGGTGTAATTCCAGTCGTAGAAGAAGTAATAGTAACCGGGACTTCCGGCGTTGCTGTTCGTAATGTTCACGCTGGGAGAGGTGTAAGGATACACTGCACCGGAGGAATTCCGGTAGAGGTCTACTAATCCGCGGCATTTAATAAAATAATTGTTTCCGGGATAAATGGGAATATCCAGGATCACCGCTGTGGGAGTAGAAGGTGATGCAGGAATGAATACCGTAGTGTCCTTGTAGAGATTTCCGTTTCCGTCCAGTATCTCAATGGTTCTGTTACCGGCGGAGTTGGAATAAACGGCTACGGTATTGAGTACGATGGGACTTAACACATCAAAGTACTGTCCGCGGATATCGTTGGCTACGAACATGGCGCCCGCTCCCATCGTGTTATTCAGTGGTCCAACCTGTCCGATACTGCCGTTCGGGAACGTTTCATCCACATACCAGGTTGTGGTGGCAGTGATGTTGGGATTATACGTAGGTCCGGTATTCACCTGGTTTCCTCCTCCCGGCGCATCCCACCAGCGAAGTGTTCCGCCGGAACCCGAGGCGGTGAGATTCACAATACCTCCGGGTGAACACACTGAATCACCCACAGTGGTTGGATTCGGATTGGTGCTGGAAGCGATGGTGATGTAATTTGTCTTCGTTTCTGTGTCCGTTCCGTTGGAATTGGAAACCGTAAGTGTTACGGTATAAGTTCCCGGGGTATTGTAATATACCAGCGGGGGATTCTGTCCGTTGAACGACGATGGTGTTCCGCCGGGGAAACTCCAGTTCCAGGACGTGGGAAGGAACGGAGAGTAGTCCGTGAACTGTATGGCAGTACCCGGACAATCAATTAATTTATTAGCGGAGAAATTCGCGATGGGAGCTTCACTGCCGGGAGTATAGAATGATGATTCCCAAACACCGCGTCCGTAAGTGGATGCGCGCAGTTTATTTCCTGCATAGTAGATCTCGATCTGAGTAACCACCACATTGGGGAGTCCTCCGCTGAACGGCTGCCATACGCTCATGGTTCCGTCAACGTAATAAACGCCGGCATCTGTTCCGATGTAAACACCGTCGTTCGTACCGTTATGGTAGGTGATGCAGTTTACCGGAATGTTGGGTAGTCCGCCCGACATATTGGTCCAGGTGGCACCCTGATCGGTGGTTTTTAAAACTTTGAGTGTATTGGTGAAACCCGAGAAAGTAACCCATACTTTGTTCGCATCTGTATTATGGCAGGCAATATAGGAAATGCTGCCGCCGGGAAGTGAGGTAACCTGTGTCCAGCTGCCTCCTCCGTTGGTTGTTTTATAGAGTGCGCCGCCTTTGGCTGCCCATACCACCTGTGTATTGGAAGGTGCAATGGCAATAGCAGAAATGGTGCTGGTTCCGGGAATATTTCCCATCACCGTCCAGTTCTGGCCCCCGTTGGTGCTGCGCCACATATTTACAAATCCGGCATAGAGTGTGCTTCCGGTGGTAGGACTTTCTTTCCAGGGTGTTACCCAGGCTCCTGTTTCCGTGATGCCGGTATTGGCACCCGACCAGGAAGTACCTCCGTTGGTAGAGCGGTTGAGAGATCCGTCGTACTGCGATCCCCACATATTATTATTGTTGAACTGGGAAATGAAACAGAGCATGCCATCGCCTCCCATCACTTCTGCCCAGGAACCGTTGTAGCGGTTCGTTCCGTTATCCTGCCATCCGGTGAGAAGCAGGTTGGCAGTGGTAGCCGACTGACCGAATCCATACATCTGGGAAATAGCCAGATCATTTCCGAGGTCTGTCCATGAACCGCCGCTGTTGGTAGTAACATAAACACCTCCGTCGCAGGCCATGTAATAGGAAGTTCCGCTGACAAAAACAATGTCGTGATAATCTACGTGCGTACCAAAGCCGTTCGAACTCCAGGAGGTTCCGTTATTGGTGGAACGCAGGAACTGTGTTTGTCCGCCAATCACAATTTCACTGGCACTGGTGGGCGAAGCGTCAATGCAGAGGTCGTACCACTGCTGGTTTCCGATATTGGGTGTGCTGGGTTGTGTAAAGCTGGCTCCGCTGTTGGTGGAATAATAGAACCCTTCGGTTCCGTAGTTAGGAGCAGGAAGTCCTGCAATGATATATACCTTGGTAGGATCTGCTTCTGTAACCGCAATCGCCATGCGTGAGCAGTTGGCGGCGGTGGGAAGCGGGCTTCCGGTGATCAGGTTCCAGGTTACTCCGTTATCGGTGGAGCGGTAGAACTGGTTGCCGGCAGCGTAAACCGTATTCGGATCGCCGGGTTTGAATTCCATGTCCTTGAAAGATCCGGTAGTGGAAATGTTCCAGGTTGCTCCGGCATCGGTAGAACGGTAAATGCCTCCGGAAGTGGCCACCAGCAGGATATTGCTGTTGGTGGGATGGATCATCACTTTACTCATCATCCGGATCTGTGAAGTCACAAACGTGAGTCCGGTGGTATTCCAGGTTTGTCCGCCGTCGGTGGACTTAAGAAGTCCCACAGAATAATTATCCCCCGCGTCGCCGTCGCCGGTGGCGAGGTACATAATTTGAGTATTGCTGGGATCAATAGCCACATCGGTACATCCGATCACGAAGGGCAGCTGGTCGGTATTGGTGGTCCAGTTCTGTCCGCCGTTGGTAGATTTCCACAATCCGCCGGAAGGAGAGCCTGTCCAGAGGATCTGGGAATTATTCGGGTCAACCCGGATGAAATTACAACGGCCGTTCCCTCCACCGGAGGGAGTGGTTTGCGGTCCTACAAAAGTCCAATTCCCGGCCTGGAATCCTCCGGTCTGCTGGCGGTAATTTTGCATTTCCATCCACACGGCGGCGGGATTGAAACGTTCGCCGGTAGCAGAAACGCGCGGAGCGTGGAACCATTCCCAGCGTTTGTATTGTTTATATCCTGGAATTTTAACCGGGTCGGAGCCGTTAGCCGAGCGGTAGGTGGAGATGTAATCATTTTTGTACGCGTTGAACGTAGCCTGTACGTCAAAGAAATTCGCGTTGGGGTCCTGCATTTTGCTTACCCAGTCGTGCACCTGCTGAGCCGAGAGGGTGCCGCTTAGGACAACTGCGAAGCAGAACATCGCGAAACGTGAAAGATTTTTCATGGGCTTGATTTTGGTTTTGGTCTTGGTCTTTTTAAGGTTAGTAAATGTAGGGCAAGGATTCGGGAGATGCAAATTCAAAGGCGCCGTTCATCCCAATTGTCTTTAACCTACTGATTGTCAGGGAAGAGTTGTAGAAAGTGGAATGCAATAGAAACCTGAAAACTGCTATATTTGTTTCCCGAAAAAAATGGGGGATTAGCTCAGCTGGCTAGAGCGTTTGCATGGCATGCAAAAGGTCATCGGTTCGACTCCGATATTCTCCACCAAAGAAGGTTTGATCAGATGCCCTTCATTGTATACATCTTGTATTCTGAGTCCTCAGACAAATACTACACTGGTCATACTGAATTTCAGGAAAATAGAATCTTCCGACACAATAATTCCGGTAGCAGATCTACAAAACATGCCAAAGACTGGGAGTTGAAGTATAAGGAGGAGTTTCCAACTCGATCTGAAGCAATGAAGCGTGAGAGGGAAATAAAAAAGAAGAAAAGCAGGAAATATATTGAAAGAATTATCGGCCAAGCTGGCTAGGCGTCCCGCGTGAAACGCGGGAAGGTCATCGGTTCGACTCCGATATTCTCCACAATGAATATGAGTTCAGAGTTACAGCAACTCAAATAGAGTTTATAAAAAAGTGATGAAGAGTAGGATTTTTTTAAACAAGGAATTCCCGGTGAATGCCAGAGCGCCCCGAGACATCGGGGAGGTCATCGGTATTCTTCACACAAATTGAAAGGGTACAATATGATTTTTTGTTTTTGCACTAATGAAGATATGACTGTTTCTTTGGCGCGGGGTTTTTTTACTGCCAATTAAGCATGTTGCAATTTTCTTCCTGACCCGGGGAACCGAACAGGGCATGTTCTTCGATGAATCCTTCTTTTTACAGCCTTAACTTCCCACCTATTTACCTGATTATTAGGGTAGTTTCTTTAAAAATTTGTACATTTGCGCCCCATGACCCGGAAGGTATTTACGGCACCGGCTGTTATTATCACATTGATAGTTAGCATCTTAGTTCCCTCCTGTGTCAGCCGCAAGGATGTAGCCTACTTTCAGCCGAAAGAGCACTCCGGAGATTCGGAAAAAACAACGGTTCAAACGCAGTTCGTACATAAGCTCGGAAGCGGGGATATTCTCGGCATCATGGTGGCTTCCTTAAGCCCCGAAGCCAGCGCTTTATTCAATCCCTTCCCGGCAGTACTCAATAGCACAATGAACCAGACCAACCAAACCAATGCCCCTGCGGCTGCCACAGGATACATGGTAGACCTGGAGGGAAATATTACCATCCCGCTCATCGGTAAACTCAACGTGAAAGGATACACCACCGCTCAGCTTACCGATACACTGAGCATTAAACTGATCAAGTATCTGAAAGAACCTACAGTGAGTGTTCGCGTGCTGAATTTCCGCGTTTCTATTATGGGAGAGGTCAACCGCCCTTCTGTTTATACTATTCCCAACGAAAAGATTACCCTTCCGGAAGCCCTGAGCCTGGCGGGTGATCTCACCATCTACGGGAACCGGAAGAACATCCTGGTTATACGTGAGGTGAACGGACAAAGAGAATTTGCACGTATAGACCTCACCAAAAGAGATTTTTTTAATTCGCCGTATTATTATCTGCAGAGCAACGACCTTGTGTATGTAGAACCCGGCAAGGGAAAGTATAATTCTACCGACCGTACGGTTCAGCTGGCACCCATTGTGATCAGCAGTTTAACCCTGATGACCCTTATTTATTCTGCTTTTGTACGATGAGCAACGGAACCGGACCAGCTATTGATCCCCGCTTCCAGGGCGAACGGGAAGAGGAACCGGTGAACCTCCGCGAGCTGGTGTTCAGGTACCTGGCCTATTGGAAATGGTTTGTGGTATCAGTGATCGCCTGTGTTTTCTGCGGATATGTTTACCTCCGATATTCTCCCGTGAAATACAGCATTAAGGCCTCCATCCTGGTAAAAGATGAGAAGAAAGGCATAGGGCAGGATGCTATGCTGAAGGAACTGGACATTTTCGGATCCAATAAAGTAGTGGAAAATGAAATGGAGATCTTGCGCTCCTTTACACTGATGTCTAAAGTAGTTCATGACCTGAACCTGAATATACGGTATTACTCAAAAAAGAAGGTAAAGGACTCTGAGATCTATAATAACTGTCCTGTGCTGGTGGAGTTGGTGGGAGATTCAGGTGATGGATTTATAGAACCGATTCATCTGCATATTGTGGGCGGAAAAACCGTGGAGTTGGATGGTAAACCGGTAGAGC
Coding sequences within:
- a CDS encoding TetR/AcrR family transcriptional regulator translates to MTKERILHGAQELFFRNGIRSVTMDDIANHLGMSKKTIYQSFSDKDEIVTALMEAKLTWDKQEICTICSPDRNMIEQVFGIMRHMTEMFSRMNPSVFYDLQKYHPKAWKIFTDFKNSFMLGVIEKNIEDGKAEGTVRPDVNTHIMARMRIEQVEMGFNPAVFPPCKHSLLEIQVALLEHFLYGICTLKGHKLINKYKQVAEDE
- a CDS encoding efflux RND transporter permease subunit, which gives rise to MKDLLKKEFRPSSWAIDNRISIYIFTVIITLAGLMAYQALPKENFPEIKIPKFYISVIYPGTSPANMENLVAKPLEKQLKAVSGIKKMTSQSFQDYCTVVVEFNSDFDMASAKSKVKDAVDKARTELPQDLPAEPTIFELNFSEFPIMNVNISGNYSLAQLKNYAEEVKDRVESMKEISRVDMIGALDREIQINIDMNALKATQLTMGDIERAIAFENMNISGGTVKMDGQQRTISVKGQFTSIEQLENLVVNSQAGGHIYLRDVAEIVDGFKEQESYARLDGKNVITLNVVKRAGENLISASDNIEQLIVDLKGKTVPGDLNMVITNNQADQTRVTLHDLINTIIIGFVLVLVILMFFMGATNAFFVALSVPLSMFIAFLVMPGLGFTLNMIVLFAFLLALGIVVDDAIVVIENTHRIYKQRKTGIAEAAKAAAGEVFLPVLSGTLTTLAPFVPLAFWTGMIGKFMFYLPITLIITLLASLFVAYIINPVFAVDFMGKHEDGAPKKKWTKGTKVIAIVFSSLALLFLLAGNTGLGLFTFTVLLLHLFYKFVLASVVYRFQEKTWPAVQEKYARILSAAIRKPWRIIGFTIGLFFVSIIAVALRKPDVVFFPSSDPNFIYVYVSLPVGTDPARTNEVMKEVEGRVNRVFEGKKDLITSIITNVTISVTDPADEDQGQYPNKGRLAVAFVRFSERHGVSTSPFLKDVRDALKGLPGAEITVTQEQNGPPVAKPITIEVRGEEFDVLTKASARLKRYLDSLEIAGVEQLKSDLQSNKPELVFDINRERANREGISTAQIGMEIRNAVFGKEASKYREANEEFPIQLRYRFDQRNEIDKLKNITITYRDMNMGGMIRNVPLSAFVDIYYDYTFGGIKRKSQKRVVTLSSNVLKDFDPFSVVANVEKAVKRFNAPPGVQIIMTGEQEEQAETMGFLGNALLISLGLIFMILVTQFNSFGKPFLILSEIVLSIIGFCLGYAITGWTISTIMAGVGIVALAGIVVRNGILLVEFTDVLRAEGREITAAVVEAGKTRMTPVILTATATILGLIPLAVGFNIDFASLFSTGDPKIFFGGDSVAFWGPLSWTMIFGLGFATIITLIIVPALYLIMESGKQKAIATLTHFGMPGGLRYVPLLVPVLRIFKK
- a CDS encoding efflux RND transporter periplasmic adaptor subunit is translated as MNLNISIAFFSLSLLLAGCTSDPQAELDQLKVKKAEIETAIRELEAQLKSNGTDSTADHGHLVLVQTLKAEIFRNYVEVQGMVDAEENILLSAEIGGNVTKVLVKAGQQVNKGQLLAETDSKIILKGIAELQTALDLANTLYEKQKNLWDQKIGTEVQYLAAKSQKEGLEKKMQSLQEQLELTRITSPIDGTIDAVYAKVGQMLGPGMPVVTVVNFNGMKVKAEVPESYAGKVKTGNEVFVYFPDMKDSVTGKLSYAARVINPLNRTFTAEMMLDNKKEYHPNMIAVLRIADYVSPAPGIVISSSVIMKGEDGTEYVMVADGNTAKKVVILTGKKYRGRIEVTQGLKEGDRLIVTGFQELNGGDVIKVKPE
- a CDS encoding TolC family protein, which codes for MTTRKLILWILLLTGPVLTAQQAFTLKEAVEFAYTHQYSVLNAQLEEQLNRAKQKEVTGMGLPQISGSFDIKDYLDIPTQLMPGEFFMLPPGTYIPVKFGLQYNANAGINVSQLLFSSDYLIALQASSEFNSLARKNLERARVETALAVSKAYYSVLVNRERLELLKANAEKVKKLLDDTRVLHQNGFVEKIDVDRVEVIYNNLVTEQEKVGKLIGIAEALLKFQMGMDVTQPIELKDKLDPVDSPQPETPDGPNPDFGARSEYALMQSQLRLNTLELRRHKMSYLPSLVAYGTFNLTAQRNEFDFFDFSDGHDWYPMTIVGVTLNVPIFNGGQKYYRMQQSKINRMITENTIKNLENAIRLEVKAAAVNYNNAILSLTTQKKNMELAKNVYDVSKKKYDQGVGSNLEVIDAQTSYREAQTNYFSALYDYYISKLELEKAKGTLK